GTGACCTCGATGGCGGTCAAGACCCCGATGTCGGCGGCGTGGACGTTGCCGTCAAGATCGGTGAACGCCTGCTCGGATGGTTGGGGGAAACGGCCGGCCAGGCCCGCCGCGCGCAGCGTCCGCACGATGAACGCCGCCATCTGGTCGCGGCGTACCAGACCCGCCGGCTGGTAGGACCCGTCAGCCAACCCACCGGCGATGTCATGGTTCCACGCGCAGTCGACGTTGCCCCGGTGCACCTCGGGAATCAACTCGCGGTCGGTGAACGGAGCCGGCGCACACTCGCTGTCCTGCGCGCTGGCGGGTAGTGGCAACGCCAGCAACGTCACCGCAACGCTGAGCGCCACGCCTGCGCTGAGGACCCGCCACGGCCGACCCGCACACCCGACTGCAACCATTCCACAACCCCCTGTCCGGGGTGAACCCGACCCAGCAGTCCGTCACCAACATCGCGCGGCCTGTCGAGCAAACACCCTAGTACCGTGTCCCACCGACGGTCCGGCTACCCCCGATCCAAGGGGGGGCAGTCTGCCACATTGCGACTGCAAAGCCCAGGCCGTTCAGAATTCGTGGTCTCTCAGCTACTGATGGTAGATCAGGGTTGGTGTGCTTCTCGTGCTCCAGTTTGAGTTGGATTGGCCCGCAGGATTGGAGCACGAGGGCGGCGATGGCGCCGGCCAAGTGGAATCCGAAGCCGCGGCGGGCGATCAGTCGGACGCGTGCGTTCATGCTTAGAGCGTGCGCCGATAGGTGGCTGGGAGGGCCGGGATTCGGCGGGTTGGTGTGCGTGTAGGTGGGCGCGCGGGGCGGCGCTGAGAGGGCAGGTCCGTGTCGGCGTCAGGGGTATGTCGAGAGTGGCTGCGCTCTCGGCGAACATGCTGGGAAGTGACGGCGTGCGCGCGCTTACAGCGCTGAGGTGAGGGGCCGGGGCTTGGCGGTGGGGAGTAGGGGGAGAAGGCGCCGGTCGGGTCAGGTCGGGGTCGCAGCGGGGCTCCACCGGTCAGCCCACTTGAAGAGCTTGACGGTGAGGATGAGCGTGACGGCCAGGGCGATCTGGGCCATGCGGTGGATGGTTCTCCGGTCGGTGTTACGCCGCAGCTGACCGAAGTTGGAGAACCACGAGTTGCTGCGCTCGACCGCCCAACGCAGCCCGAGTCCCAGCGACTGCTTGTCGCCGTTGCCCTTGCTCCGGGCGTTGCCCTTGCTCGGGGCGTTGGCCGTGCGCTGCTCGTCCTTGTCGTCGTTGTCCTTGTCCTCCGTCGTGCGCTCGGTGACGTTCTTTCCTTCCCCGCGCTTGCGTTTCTTGGCGATGACGGCGTCGGTGATCCCCGACGTGGCGCACAGTTCGCGGACGCCGGCGGCGTCGTAGCCGCGGTCCAGGTGCAGTGTTTCGATCTCGGTAAGCAGTCCCCGGCCCTCGATGGCGTTCAGGGTGGGTTCGAACAGTTTGATGTCGTTGCGGTTGGCGCCGTCGATGGCCCAGCCGATCGGGATGCCGTCGCGGTCGGTGGCCAGCGACCACTTCCAGCCGAGCTTGCCCCGGTCGGTGGGGTTTCGTCCGGTGCCCTCGCCGCCGCACGGCGCCTTGTGCAGGCTGCCGTCGATGGACACCTCCGACAGGTCCAGCCCCTTGACGCGGTCGTAGCCGGCCAGCGCCTGGTCGCACAGCGCGTCGAACACCCCGGCGGCGATCCATTCGTCGCGGCGGCGCCGCAGGGTGGTCGCGCTGGTCTTGAGCAGCCGTGCGGCGGTGGTCCACGAGCAGCCCAGCACCAGCCGGTAGACGATCCCTTCGAAGCAGATCCGGTCGTGGATGCGGGGCCGGTGGCAGCCCAACGGGTGGTCGTCGACTGGGAGGGGCAGCAGTCCTTCGACCGCGGCCCAGACCGCGTCGACCACCCGGGGGTGCAACGCTTGCACGAACGCCCTCCACGATCGTGAAGTAGCAATACTTCACAAGTATGCTGGAGGCGACCCTGGAGGTGTGGGATGTCCGCCCGACCCGACCAGTCGCGCCGCCGCGCCGCCGAGCAGCGCCGCGCCGAGATCACCGCCGAGATCGCCGCGCTGCTCGCCGCCGGCCCGCCGCTGCCCGGCAGCCTGGTCACCCGCCACAACCGCTGCGCCAACCGCACCTGCCGCTGCCGCGCCGACCCTCCGCAGCTGCACGGCCCCTACCCGGCGTGGACCCGCAAAGTCGACGGCAAGACTGTCACCCGCTCACTCAACGCCGACCAGGTCGCCCGCTACCAGCCCTGGTTCGACAACGCCCGCCGGCTCCGTGAACTGGTCACACAGCTGCACCAGCTCGCCGTGGAACAGGCCGAGACCGCCGAAGGATGGCCCCGCACCTGACCCCAGCCACCGTCACCTATTGGCGCGCGCTCTTATCCTGGACCTCCACCGCGGAGGCCCCTTGCGCTCTACCGCTCCGTGTTCGACCAGGCGGCGTACAGGCTGGCGTAGCGCCCGCCGAGGCGCACCAGCTGGTCGTGGCTGCCGAGCTCGACGATGCGCCCGTCGTGCACCACGGCGATGCGGTCCGCCCGCATCGCGGTCGCCAGTCGGTGGGCGATCAGGATCGCGGTGCGTCCCTCCAGCAGGGTGTCGAGCGCCCGCTCGACCTGCGCCTCGGTGGCGAGATCCAGGTTGGAGGTCGCCTCGTCGAGGATCAGGACCCGTGGCCGGGCGAGGAACGCCCGGGCCAGCGCCAGGAGCTGGCGCTCCCCCGCCGACAGCGTCACCCCCCGCTCGTGGCAGGGGGCGTCGAGGCCGCCGGGCAGCCGGCGCACCAGCATGTCGAGGCCGACCGCCTCGCAGGCCTGCCACACCTCGTCGTCGGTGGCGTCGGGCCGGGCGAAGGCGATGTTGTCCCGCATCGTCCCGGCGAACAGGAACGGCTCCTGCGGCACGGTCCCGAGCTGGCGGCGCAGGGAGGCGAAGGTCACGCCGCGCAGGTCGTGGCCGTCGAGGCGGACCGCACCGCCGGTCGGGTCGTAGAAGCGCGCGAGCAGCTTGACGATCGTGGACTTGCCCGCGCCGGTCGGTCCGACCAGCGCGACGGTCTCGCCCGGCGCGACGTGCAGGTCGACGTCGTGCAGCACCGCACCGCCCGTCCGGTAGGCGAAGGTCACCCGGTCGAAGCGGATGTCGCCGGCCACCGCGGGCAGCGCCTCGGCGTCGGGCCGTTCGGGCACGGCGGGCTCCTGCGCGAGCACGCCGCGCAGGTAGGACATCCCCGCCTGACCCCGCTGGTAGGAGTTGTAGACCTGCACCAGCTGCTGGATGGGCGCGAACAGCTGGCCGAGGTACAGGACGAACGCGGCCAGGACGCCGACGGTCAGGGTGCCCCGCAGCACCATCCCGCCGCCCACCGCCAGGATGAAGGCCTGCCCGGCGATCCCGACGAACTCGCTGCCACCGCTGTAGGTGGCCGCCAGGCGCGCGGTCGCGTCGTTGGCGTCACGGTAGGCCCCGACGACGTTGCGGTGCTCGACGACGTTGTGGCGGTGGCGGTTGTGGACCGTGACGACGCGCACGCCGGACAGGTTCTCGGCGAGGTGCGCCACCACGTCGGCGATGCGGTCGCGCACCCGCCGGTAGGCGACGTCGGACCGCCCCCGAAACCACACCGTCAGCACCCCCATGACGGGCAGGACGGCGAGCAGGGTGAGGGCCGCCAGCGCGGGGTTCAGGACGAAGAGCGCGACGGTGACCACGACGAGCACGAGGCTCTGGGCCATGAACTGGATCAGTCCCTCGTGG
The nucleotide sequence above comes from Egibacteraceae bacterium. Encoded proteins:
- a CDS encoding IS5 family transposase, with amino-acid sequence MQALHPRVVDAVWAAVEGLLPLPVDDHPLGCHRPRIHDRICFEGIVYRLVLGCSWTTAARLLKTSATTLRRRRDEWIAAGVFDALCDQALAGYDRVKGLDLSEVSIDGSLHKAPCGGEGTGRNPTDRGKLGWKWSLATDRDGIPIGWAIDGANRNDIKLFEPTLNAIEGRGLLTEIETLHLDRGYDAAGVRELCATSGITDAVIAKKRKRGEGKNVTERTTEDKDNDDKDEQRTANAPSKGNARSKGNGDKQSLGLGLRWAVERSNSWFSNFGQLRRNTDRRTIHRMAQIALAVTLILTVKLFKWADRWSPAATPT
- a CDS encoding DUF6788 family protein; translation: MSARPDQSRRRAAEQRRAEITAEIAALLAAGPPLPGSLVTRHNRCANRTCRCRADPPQLHGPYPAWTRKVDGKTVTRSLNADQVARYQPWFDNARRLRELVTQLHQLAVEQAETAEGWPRT
- a CDS encoding ABC transporter ATP-binding protein, producing the protein MSAHFGGMSGIAGQGAFGASRRANLPFAGIPEELEEAVEAELAREPEHDVDAPTFSQQPPERRPLSVRQLLAPQRRALAASGVLVLLETAATQAGPLLLQIGIDEGIRPGDLRVLWAVCAVFLGLTLVGWLLGWARARWTARIGERSLERLRRQVFAHLQRLSLDYYEREPAGRIISRMTSDVEALTQLFHEGLIQFMAQSLVLVVVTVALFVLNPALAALTLLAVLPVMGVLTVWFRGRSDVAYRRVRDRIADVVAHLAENLSGVRVVTVHNRHRHNVVEHRNVVGAYRDANDATARLAATYSGGSEFVGIAGQAFILAVGGGMVLRGTLTVGVLAAFVLYLGQLFAPIQQLVQVYNSYQRGQAGMSYLRGVLAQEPAVPERPDAEALPAVAGDIRFDRVTFAYRTGGAVLHDVDLHVAPGETVALVGPTGAGKSTIVKLLARFYDPTGGAVRLDGHDLRGVTFASLRRQLGTVPQEPFLFAGTMRDNIAFARPDATDDEVWQACEAVGLDMLVRRLPGGLDAPCHERGVTLSAGERQLLALARAFLARPRVLILDEATSNLDLATEAQVERALDTLLEGRTAILIAHRLATAMRADRIAVVHDGRIVELGSHDQLVRLGGRYASLYAAWSNTER